A genome region from Gossypium hirsutum isolate 1008001.06 chromosome A04, Gossypium_hirsutum_v2.1, whole genome shotgun sequence includes the following:
- the LOC107947992 gene encoding pentatricopeptide repeat-containing protein At1g62914, mitochondrial-like, which yields MSVRGKGKIDDGFDNVDDALILFNKMIDKQMELLGVSQDGYSLNTLINCYCQLGRIGFGFSILGKMLKLGVEPSAVTFSTLINGLCNRSKISEAVIIFDEMTKKGYQPNLIVYNIILKGLCKSGNTDRAVRFLRLMEDRDFETDIVTYSTVIDCLCKKGLLKEALDLFSEEKVKGIRPNTITYSCLIHGMISKAVEIVNMMRKHDIEPNVSTYSTLVYAHCKEGMVSKTEDFVDAMIKQEIEPNVVTYSALVNGYCLRNEMDKARIDLQMMIEKGCAPNIVTYNTMINGYCKAKRLDEAVEL from the exons ATGTCTGTTAGAGGAAAGGGGAAAATAGATGATGGCTTCGATAATGTTGACGATGCTTTGATTTTGTTCAATAAGATGATTGACAA ACAGATGGAATTATTAGGCGTTTCCCAGGATGGTTATTCTTTGAACACCTTGATTAATTGCTATTGTCAATTAGGTCGaattggttttgggttttctatTTTAGGGAAAATGCTGAAGTTAGGTGTTGAGCCTAGTGCTGTAACTTTTTCGACTTTGATTAATGGACTTTGTAATCGAAGTAAGATTTCTGAGGCCGTTATTATAtttgatgaaatgactaaaaaagGGTATCAACCTAATTTGATTGTTTACAATATAATACTTAAGGGGTTGTGTAAGAGTGGCAATACAGATAGAGCTGTTAGGTTTCTAAGACTGATGGAAGATAGAGATTTTGAAACCGATATTGTAACATATAGCACAGTCATTGACTGCCTTTGTAAGAAAGGGCTATTAAAGGAGGCTCTCGATCTCTTTTCTGAAGAGAAGGTTAAAGGCATTAGGCCAAATACCATTACTTATAGCTGCTTAATTCATG GAATGATTTCTAAAGCTGTAGAGATCGTTAACATGATGAGAAAGCATGACATTGAGCCCAATGTTTCCACGTATAGTACATTGGTTTATGCGCATTGCAAGGAAGGGATGGTCTCTAAAACTGAGGATTTTGTTGACGCAATGATAAAGCAAGAAATCGAGCCTAATGTCGTTACCTATAGTGCATTAGTTAATGGTTATTGCTTGCGGAACGAAATGGATAAAGCTAGAATAGATTTACAGATGATGATTGAGAAGGGTTGTGCACCTAATATAGTTACTTACAACACCATGATCAATGGATATTGCAAAGCTAAAAGGTTAGACGAAGCAGTGgaactgtaa